The following coding sequences are from one Methanohalophilus halophilus window:
- a CDS encoding tRNA pseudouridine(54/55) synthase Pus10, which produces MTIMQTAARIIEEGPICDNCMGRQFARLLTGLTNAERGEAIKLTLSLDAARLMKEEGYKDLLEKLAPSNSYACKTLNASCEEEECWVCIGLFDNLDEWVDRAIKALEGLEYSTFVVGTKVSGLLAENEEILWAECGADYAEQLKTELNREIGKRLAARSGKEVNIKMPDVVVMLDIAEENIILEIRSVYVEGRYRKLVRGIPQTRWPCRKCKGRGCQSCDDTGKQYPESVDELVSEPVIEAFGSDDTKFHGAGREDIDALMLGAGRPFVIEALSPGRRDYDLSDLEEQINNKADGKIEVESLKFADKARVQTLKNSTADKVYKLKVTFSAPVTEDAIRSALDKLKGNLIEQRTPQRVSHRRADIVRKRQVHSIELLEYHQDYAIIRVDCEGGLYVKELISSDEGRTTPSLTGLLGIDAMVEELDVVDVKI; this is translated from the coding sequence ATGACCATAATGCAAACAGCAGCACGAATCATTGAGGAAGGCCCAATATGCGATAATTGTATGGGCAGGCAATTTGCCCGCTTGCTTACTGGCCTGACAAATGCTGAAAGAGGAGAGGCTATCAAACTAACCCTCTCTTTAGACGCTGCACGCCTGATGAAAGAAGAAGGCTATAAGGATTTATTGGAAAAACTTGCTCCTTCCAACTCTTACGCATGTAAGACACTGAATGCCTCCTGCGAGGAAGAGGAATGCTGGGTATGTATCGGGCTCTTTGATAATCTGGATGAATGGGTGGACAGAGCCATAAAGGCTCTTGAAGGACTTGAGTATTCCACTTTTGTAGTGGGTACAAAGGTTAGTGGACTGCTGGCTGAGAATGAAGAGATCCTCTGGGCTGAATGCGGGGCTGACTATGCCGAGCAATTGAAAACCGAACTTAACAGGGAGATCGGAAAACGCCTGGCAGCCCGCAGCGGCAAGGAAGTAAACATCAAAATGCCCGATGTTGTTGTTATGCTTGACATAGCAGAAGAAAATATCATACTGGAAATCCGCTCGGTTTACGTGGAAGGTCGCTATCGCAAACTTGTGCGCGGTATACCCCAGACCCGGTGGCCCTGCCGCAAATGCAAGGGCAGGGGATGTCAGAGCTGTGATGATACAGGAAAACAATATCCTGAATCCGTGGACGAATTGGTTAGTGAACCTGTAATTGAAGCATTTGGCAGTGATGATACTAAATTCCACGGTGCTGGAAGGGAAGACATCGACGCCTTAATGCTTGGTGCAGGTCGCCCCTTTGTAATCGAAGCTCTTAGTCCGGGTAGGCGTGACTACGATCTTTCAGACCTGGAAGAACAAATAAACAACAAAGCTGACGGGAAAATTGAAGTTGAAAGTCTCAAATTTGCGGACAAGGCCAGAGTTCAGACCCTTAAGAACTCTACGGCGGATAAAGTTTATAAGCTTAAAGTTACATTCAGTGCCCCTGTTACGGAAGATGCCATCAGGTCTGCTCTTGACAAACTCAAGGGTAATCTTATCGAACAGCGCACACCGCAAAGGGTGTCGCATCGAAGGGCTGATATTGTAAGGAAACGACAGGTGCATTCGATAGAACTCCTCGAATATCATCAGGATTATGCAATAATCAGGGTTGACTGTGAAGGCGGGCTTTACGTGAAAGAGCTTATATCCAGTGACGAGGGACGTACGACACCGAGCCTCACCGGCCTGCTTGGAATTGATGCAATGGTTGAAGAACTCGATGTGGTCGATGTGAAGATCTAA
- a CDS encoding class I SAM-dependent DNA methyltransferase codes for MNGYIKSICDIMRRDNTKGAMEYIPELTWMMFLRILDEKEEDEHLQSEAVGEIFEPSLKYPYRWRDWGSPEGKKRKELQEGHMDDFLNFVNDDLIPHLKSFEEKTNATKRQKIISQIFRNLTHTRLGSEKNLLDVLDKVDHLTSENIDDTHQFPLSQIYEGLLLKMGEKNNDGGQFFTPREVIRAMIRAVKPDVKHNGEYATFYDPGCGTGGFLAENYTYLTTPEISDLKLNASDYNHLKHDGFWGLDNSFTAFPIALANLVLHGIDQPHIGLKNTLSGRETYMDLFEGAPYKFDYIFTNPPFGGKEGDDSKANFAFKTGNTQILFIQHIIDHLAEDGTCAMVIDEGVLFRTNENAFLQTKRKLLDECNLWCILSLPQNVFVNAGAGVKTNLLFFTKGETTEKVWYYDMSDFKVLKKNPLTINKFDDFLMRLHSDKEEDKISEKSWYVDIDTIKKKDYDIKAVNPNIKEKEIPKPDELIKIIEESQVKINESLQKLKELT; via the coding sequence ATGAATGGTTACATTAAGTCCATTTGTGATATTATGCGCAGGGATAATACAAAGGGTGCTATGGAGTATATTCCTGAACTTACCTGGATGATGTTCTTGCGGATTCTGGATGAAAAGGAAGAAGATGAACATCTTCAGAGTGAAGCCGTTGGGGAGATTTTTGAACCTTCTCTGAAATATCCTTATAGGTGGAGAGATTGGGGGAGTCCTGAAGGTAAGAAAAGGAAAGAACTTCAGGAAGGCCACATGGATGATTTCCTAAATTTTGTAAATGATGACTTAATCCCACATTTGAAGTCATTTGAAGAAAAAACAAATGCCACCAAAAGGCAAAAGATCATTTCCCAAATATTCAGAAACCTCACTCATACAAGGCTTGGAAGTGAAAAGAATCTGCTAGACGTTCTGGATAAAGTTGACCATCTAACGTCTGAAAACATAGATGATACTCACCAGTTCCCCTTATCTCAAATATATGAAGGATTACTGCTGAAAATGGGTGAAAAGAACAATGATGGTGGCCAGTTCTTCACACCAAGAGAAGTTATCAGGGCTATGATCAGAGCGGTCAAACCTGATGTCAAACACAATGGGGAATATGCAACATTTTATGACCCGGGCTGTGGCACAGGTGGCTTTCTTGCTGAAAATTACACATATCTAACCACTCCCGAAATTTCAGACCTGAAACTCAATGCTTCCGATTACAACCATCTCAAACATGATGGCTTTTGGGGTCTGGACAATAGTTTTACGGCTTTCCCTATAGCCCTTGCAAATCTTGTTTTGCATGGTATTGATCAGCCTCATATTGGTCTCAAAAACACCTTGAGTGGAAGAGAAACCTATATGGACCTGTTTGAAGGCGCTCCTTACAAATTTGACTATATCTTTACCAATCCTCCTTTTGGAGGTAAAGAGGGAGACGACTCAAAAGCCAACTTTGCTTTTAAGACAGGAAATACCCAGATCCTTTTCATCCAGCATATTATTGATCATCTGGCAGAAGACGGAACCTGTGCAATGGTCATTGATGAAGGAGTACTTTTCAGAACCAATGAAAATGCCTTTTTGCAGACCAAAAGAAAACTTCTGGATGAATGTAATCTTTGGTGTATCTTAAGCCTTCCACAAAATGTATTTGTAAATGCCGGTGCAGGGGTGAAAACTAATCTGTTATTCTTTACAAAAGGTGAAACTACTGAAAAAGTATGGTACTATGATATGTCTGATTTCAAAGTGCTTAAGAAAAATCCTCTGACAATCAATAAGTTTGATGATTTCCTCATGAGACTTCACTCTGATAAGGAAGAAGATAAGATCAGTGAGAAAAGTTGGTATGTAGATATTGATACTATCAAGAAAAAGGATTACGATATCAAAGCAGTTAATCCTAACATCAAAGAAAAAGAGATTCCCAAACCTGACGAATTAATAAAGATCATTGAGGAATCCCAGGTTAAGATCAATGAGAGTTTGCAGAAACTCAAGGAATTGACTTAA
- a CDS encoding S-layer protein domain-containing protein has protein sequence MFGGTNVSERTIEEGGLTYISTIEGISFESDAFEETYYNIIGLFGDVYVPLKGNTPDKLARLLLDCCEEYRLVTGETLDLGSGYELTVKQIYVKDDEVWMELSKEGVLIDDEIIDISDGGTWILDMDIEGENDVVVFRTHVNNLLKDGNLVVIDGLWMIDYDDVFVIESGDSFGILEIDTIGSTWLAMYNNDTINLTRGSIQEIGGGLKFMVADSNNLEFTLIKERTEYPNLCPVREEEVPTSSPFMTAGVLGIALVLFQRRKQK, from the coding sequence ATATTTGGTGGAACTAATGTCTCTGAAAGAACTATCGAAGAGGGTGGACTTACCTACATTTCCACCATCGAAGGAATCAGTTTTGAGTCTGATGCGTTTGAAGAGACCTACTATAATATCATTGGACTCTTTGGAGATGTGTATGTCCCTTTAAAGGGTAACACGCCAGACAAACTCGCCAGGTTGCTTTTGGACTGTTGTGAGGAATACAGACTGGTTACAGGGGAGACACTCGATCTTGGAAGCGGTTATGAACTAACTGTAAAGCAGATTTATGTGAAAGATGATGAAGTCTGGATGGAATTATCCAAAGAAGGTGTACTTATTGATGATGAAATAATAGATATTTCAGATGGTGGGACATGGATTCTGGATATGGATATTGAGGGTGAAAATGATGTTGTAGTATTCAGAACTCATGTTAATAATTTACTCAAAGATGGAAATCTTGTTGTGATTGATGGTCTCTGGATGATTGATTATGATGACGTTTTTGTCATCGAATCCGGTGATTCATTTGGTATACTTGAAATCGATACTATAGGTTCAACATGGCTGGCCATGTACAACAACGACACAATAAACCTGACTAGAGGTTCAATTCAGGAAATTGGAGGTGGTTTGAAGTTCATGGTAGCTGATTCCAATAATCTGGAATTTACCCTAATCAAAGAGCGTACAGAATATCCTAATTTGTGCCCAGTTCGTGAAGAAGAAGTACCAACATCTTCTCCCTTCATGACGGCGGGTGTGCTTGGGATTGCTCTTGTGCTTTTCCAGAGAAGAAAACAGAAATAA
- a CDS encoding MBL fold metallo-hydrolase, with amino-acid sequence MVSMKIQFLGSGVAIPQPGRVQSGIAVETENDNLLLFDCGAGVLQRLYESGRDPRDVDAIILTHLHLDHVADVLPLLKSRWLCEKRDCVIYGPEGTRDWLDGLIGLYPYLQGRFDLSVIELKPGRQIALDGNDCRLSCAPGMHSVPSLGYRLEDGGKIMVYSGDTQPCDSLMELAQGSDVLIHECSFPPGFEVDFHTTPDMLEPYLGKLDTGKLYLTHLYPQMQGREQESLEYMRSRFKGEVHIASDLLEIDP; translated from the coding sequence ATGGTAAGCATGAAAATACAATTCCTTGGTAGCGGTGTGGCAATTCCCCAACCCGGCAGGGTGCAGTCCGGGATTGCAGTTGAGACTGAAAACGACAATTTATTACTTTTTGACTGCGGGGCCGGTGTGCTGCAACGCCTCTATGAAAGTGGTCGCGATCCCAGGGATGTCGATGCAATCATCCTGACCCACCTTCATCTGGATCATGTGGCTGATGTCCTGCCCCTGCTCAAAAGCCGCTGGTTGTGCGAGAAAAGGGATTGTGTCATCTACGGGCCAGAGGGCACCCGGGACTGGCTGGACGGCCTGATCGGGCTGTATCCCTATTTACAGGGCAGGTTTGACCTCTCTGTCATCGAACTCAAACCCGGCCGGCAAATTGCACTTGACGGTAATGATTGCCGGCTCAGCTGTGCCCCAGGAATGCACAGCGTACCCTCCCTGGGTTACAGACTGGAAGATGGAGGGAAAATAATGGTATATAGCGGGGACACCCAACCCTGCGACTCCCTCATGGAACTGGCACAGGGAAGCGATGTCCTCATCCACGAATGTTCGTTCCCTCCGGGTTTTGAAGTCGACTTCCACACCACACCGGATATGCTGGAGCCCTATCTCGGAAAACTTGATACAGGCAAACTCTACCTGACCCATCTCTACCCTCAAATGCAGGGCCGTGAACAGGAATCACTCGAATATATGCGCAGCCGATTCAAAGGTGAGGTGCATATCGCCTCGGACCTGCTGGAAATCGATCCCTGA
- the trmY gene encoding tRNA (pseudouridine(54)-N(1))-methyltransferase TrmY, whose product MKHFLIIAHKAHTADDFSLNDLPGSAGRMDILCRCVNSALFLSHDLRRDVQIHLLLLGEPDPGRVVKFDGENVRYLNPDERSSGSLIKKALDKDSSDFEIRSTPGVTVRDASLSTLLSEFKQQGCSLYYLLEDGKEIREETLPRGDMVFILGDHNGVTEEEEAQIEKAGAIKLNIGPISLHSDHCITILHNELDRREKEY is encoded by the coding sequence ATGAAACATTTTCTCATTATTGCCCATAAGGCGCATACCGCCGATGATTTTTCCCTGAATGACCTGCCTGGTTCTGCCGGTAGGATGGATATACTGTGCAGGTGCGTAAACTCAGCCCTTTTTCTATCCCATGACCTGCGCCGGGACGTACAGATCCACCTGCTGCTTCTGGGAGAACCCGACCCTGGCAGGGTTGTCAAATTCGATGGTGAGAATGTACGTTACCTGAATCCGGATGAAAGAAGCAGCGGCTCCCTTATCAAAAAGGCACTTGATAAGGATTCTTCTGACTTTGAGATTCGCTCTACCCCCGGTGTCACCGTGCGTGATGCAAGCCTATCCACCCTCCTTTCGGAATTCAAGCAGCAGGGTTGCTCCCTTTATTATCTACTTGAAGACGGAAAGGAAATCCGGGAAGAAACCCTTCCCAGAGGGGATATGGTCTTTATTCTGGGTGATCACAACGGTGTTACTGAAGAAGAAGAGGCACAGATAGAAAAAGCCGGTGCAATAAAACTTAATATAGGTCCGATCTCGCTCCATTCAGATCATTGCATTACAATTTTGCACAACGAACTCGACCGCAGGGAAAAAGAATATTAA
- a CDS encoding restriction endonuclease subunit S has product MEKEKLPVGWEWKKIKDICKVVSGSTPKTSVPDYWGGDILWITPKDLSQFEGNTIYNTSRKITKKGYDSCSTTLLPKGSVLMSSRAPIGLLAIAGKEICTNQGFKSFVCSDSIYNKYLYYYLKAIMPKIKYQGSGATFSEISKTKVENIKIVIPPLATQQEIVAKLDNQMAEIERIKKEAENELINANSLYKSYLIKVFENSGNWNFIKIGDIFSTRYGISKSSVKDSSKTSALRMNNITYEGKLVTDNITYLDLTEDEFNKHKLKRQDLLFNRTNSAELVGKTTVFDKDEDYVAVSYLIVATPKIKDINSKFISYYLNTPCMKRYFFENCNRAISQANFNATKLSNIKVPVPDSETQNIVVNKIEGISIEIDRLKEFLTKQNETINQLPASILNEVFGKYEIPEEV; this is encoded by the coding sequence ATGGAAAAGGAAAAACTGCCTGTTGGATGGGAATGGAAGAAGATAAAAGACATTTGTAAAGTTGTTAGCGGCTCTACACCCAAAACTTCAGTTCCAGATTATTGGGGCGGAGATATACTTTGGATTACACCAAAAGACCTGAGTCAATTTGAAGGAAACACTATTTACAATACATCCCGTAAAATTACAAAAAAGGGATATGATTCATGTTCTACTACCTTATTACCGAAAGGTTCAGTTTTGATGTCAAGTCGGGCTCCAATTGGACTTTTAGCAATTGCTGGAAAAGAAATCTGCACAAATCAGGGGTTCAAAAGTTTTGTATGTTCTGATTCGATTTATAACAAATATTTATATTATTATCTAAAAGCAATAATGCCAAAAATAAAATATCAAGGATCAGGTGCAACCTTTTCAGAAATATCAAAAACCAAAGTTGAAAATATCAAAATCGTTATTCCCCCCCTCGCGACTCAGCAAGAAATTGTTGCTAAACTTGATAACCAAATGGCCGAAATTGAGAGGATAAAAAAAGAAGCTGAAAATGAACTAATCAATGCCAATAGCCTTTATAAATCTTATTTGATAAAGGTTTTTGAGAATAGTGGGAACTGGAATTTCATTAAAATAGGGGATATTTTCAGTACTAGATATGGTATATCAAAATCTTCTGTAAAAGATTCTTCTAAAACTTCAGCACTACGGATGAACAATATTACTTATGAAGGAAAATTAGTTACTGATAATATTACTTACTTGGACCTTACTGAAGATGAGTTTAATAAACATAAGCTAAAGAGACAAGATTTGCTATTTAACAGGACAAATAGTGCTGAATTAGTAGGTAAAACAACTGTTTTTGATAAAGATGAGGATTATGTTGCTGTTTCTTACTTAATCGTAGCAACTCCAAAAATAAAAGATATTAATTCTAAATTTATTTCTTATTATTTAAATACACCTTGTATGAAAAGATATTTTTTTGAAAATTGCAACCGAGCCATATCTCAAGCAAACTTTAATGCAACAAAGCTCTCCAACATAAAAGTTCCTGTTCCAGATTCAGAAACTCAAAATATAGTTGTCAATAAAATAGAAGGTATTAGCATTGAAATAGATAGATTAAAAGAATTTTTAACTAAACAAAATGAAACAATTAACCAACTACCTGCCTCCATCCTAAATGAAGTGTTCGGCAAATATGAAATCCCTGAAGAGGTGTGA
- a CDS encoding metallophosphoesterase family protein, which yields MMRILAMSDAHGNYTRIPAILERAGDVDLIMVAGDITNFGPDEQALEMMGMFDKPTLAIPGNCDLQSICSILDESRAINLHERLWTMDNVAFIGMGGSNPTPFKTPYEIEEEEIAATLDKLAAEGRQKGDYLVLLSHSPPYCTLDRIEAGNVGCKAVADMLGKVDLIVCGHIHEDKGVMEVAGTTVVNTGMASEGSAVLIELDENSGKLDIEMLQV from the coding sequence ATGATGCGTATACTTGCAATGTCCGATGCACACGGAAATTATACCCGCATCCCTGCCATACTTGAGAGGGCAGGGGATGTGGATTTGATAATGGTTGCAGGAGATATTACCAACTTCGGACCGGATGAGCAGGCCCTGGAGATGATGGGAATGTTTGACAAACCAACCCTGGCCATTCCGGGCAACTGTGACCTGCAAAGTATCTGCAGTATTCTGGATGAGTCAAGGGCCATAAATCTCCACGAGCGTTTGTGGACCATGGATAATGTGGCTTTCATAGGGATGGGCGGATCCAACCCCACACCCTTCAAAACTCCCTACGAAATAGAGGAAGAGGAAATTGCAGCCACCCTGGACAAACTGGCTGCTGAAGGAAGACAAAAGGGAGATTACCTGGTGCTGCTGTCCCATTCACCCCCTTACTGCACACTGGATCGCATCGAAGCCGGTAATGTGGGCTGCAAGGCTGTAGCCGATATGCTGGGCAAGGTGGACCTGATCGTCTGTGGCCATATCCATGAGGACAAGGGAGTCATGGAAGTGGCAGGTACAACTGTCGTGAACACCGGTATGGCTTCAGAAGGATCGGCTGTCCTTATCGAACTGGATGAGAATTCGGGGAAGCTGGATATCGAGATGCTGCAGGTCTGA
- a CDS encoding TIGR00266 family protein gives MADEIDYDIIGNDMQLVEIELDPSESVRAEAGAMMYMGQDIKMQTSTGGGLFKGLKRMVTGESFFITSFTNEGDGKERVAFGAPYPGKIIPIDLNEEGGSFLCQKDAFLCAAKGIEVGIAFSKRIGAGLFGGEGFILQRLEGDGLAFVHAGGTIIKKELSAGETMRVDTGCLVAFSESVNYDIKLVGGFKNALFGGEGVVLATVSGPGTVYLQSLPFSRLADRISAATGLGSQSNRGEGGGLSGILGGDKNF, from the coding sequence ATGGCAGACGAAATCGATTACGACATCATTGGGAATGACATGCAGCTTGTGGAGATCGAACTTGACCCTTCCGAAAGTGTGAGGGCAGAGGCCGGAGCCATGATGTATATGGGCCAGGACATCAAAATGCAGACATCAACAGGCGGCGGACTTTTTAAGGGACTCAAGAGAATGGTTACCGGTGAAAGTTTCTTCATCACTTCCTTTACCAATGAGGGAGACGGTAAGGAAAGGGTCGCATTTGGTGCACCATACCCGGGCAAGATTATTCCTATAGACCTGAATGAAGAGGGTGGAAGTTTCCTGTGCCAGAAAGATGCTTTCCTGTGTGCTGCCAAGGGTATAGAGGTGGGTATTGCATTTTCCAAGAGAATCGGTGCCGGGCTTTTCGGGGGAGAAGGTTTCATTCTCCAGAGACTTGAAGGAGACGGGCTGGCTTTTGTGCATGCCGGTGGAACGATAATCAAAAAAGAACTGAGTGCAGGAGAGACCATGCGTGTGGATACCGGCTGTCTTGTGGCTTTTTCTGAATCTGTGAACTATGACATAAAATTGGTAGGCGGATTTAAGAATGCACTCTTTGGCGGAGAGGGAGTGGTCCTTGCTACAGTATCAGGGCCCGGTACGGTGTATCTGCAGAGCCTGCCATTCTCCAGGCTGGCTGACAGGATATCGGCTGCAACAGGCCTTGGTTCCCAGAGTAACAGGGGCGAAGGCGGCGGCTTGAGCGGCATCCTCGGCGGCGATAAGAACTTCTAA
- the cas1 gene encoding CRISPR-associated endonuclease Cas1, translating into MVTFHIFLLSCQQRTHLARSRFAAGDKVNVMLNYGYALLEAECLRAINSVGLDAHVGFLHEMNSSKNSLAYDLQELFRFIVDLAVFSLVEKGAMEKEDFIRTETYALRVKPTGARKVTEEVNQWLNKRSQYRNKQHTWSAILLLKTRELAQYLVGKHKTVDFVSPVYEIERQDNMEIRQLILDISYVEWKKLGFSKGTLHYMKQNAKSGKPFTLNKHVQERLNQWAQLVSKVEI; encoded by the coding sequence TTGGTTACATTCCACATATTCCTGCTTTCCTGTCAACAAAGAACACATCTGGCCAGAAGTCGTTTTGCTGCAGGCGATAAGGTCAACGTGATGCTCAACTATGGCTATGCTCTGCTTGAGGCGGAATGTCTGAGGGCCATAAACTCAGTTGGCTTAGATGCTCATGTTGGGTTTTTGCATGAGATGAATTCGAGCAAAAATAGTCTTGCTTATGATTTACAGGAACTATTCAGGTTTATTGTTGATCTGGCTGTATTTTCACTGGTTGAGAAGGGAGCAATGGAGAAAGAGGATTTTATCCGGACAGAAACCTATGCGCTAAGGGTTAAGCCTACAGGGGCCAGGAAGGTTACTGAGGAAGTTAATCAATGGTTAAATAAACGTTCTCAATACAGGAATAAACAGCATACATGGAGTGCTATATTGCTCCTGAAGACAAGAGAACTGGCTCAATACCTTGTTGGCAAACACAAAACTGTTGATTTCGTGTCTCCGGTATATGAAATTGAAAGACAGGACAACATGGAAATCAGACAGTTGATTCTTGATATTTCCTACGTTGAGTGGAAAAAATTGGGTTTCTCAAAGGGTACTCTACATTATATGAAACAGAATGCTAAATCTGGGAAACCGTTTACTTTGAATAAACATGTACAGGAGAGACTCAATCAATGGGCTCAATTGGTTAGTAAAGTGGAGATTTGA
- a CDS encoding DEAD/DEAH box helicase family protein produces MGHNEADTRAKLIDPKLHDMGWKEDLIRRETTAGAVEIINGGPRRKSGRADYLLCLPAEKGQNPLPVAVIEAKKEDEHADIGIDQAKEYARYLNIPFVFSTNGHLFVQYDDFNKRVTDVFPLDSFPTPEYLKSCYENGKGLSLEDEYAKPLIIPYKGGQAERRYYQDAAIRAAFEKIASRQDKWNRVLLSLATGTGKTRIASQILYKLAESGHLKRALFVCDRNELRRQAYGRMYSVFGDNVDFVENKNPKKNARIIVSTYQALGIDEEGDQSFFLENFPRNYFSHIIIDECHRSAWNKWSIVLTNNPDAVQIGLTATPRKIEESNAAGKGKDEEISRNNIEYFGEPVYEYPYHKGQEDGYLAACEIVKRHPDIDDRILSGPEIVNLGAQDAKTGNPLTIHDARDAYGKKNFERSIILPDRVKAMCEDLMKMFEQTGDVRQKTIIFCVNDKHAGDVANTLNNLYIEKGLPECEKFAFKCTQKGISAGTLGESQEILISNMRGNKNSHFIATTVDLLTTGVDIPCIENIVFFNYVNSPIQFYQMVGRGTRIDEGFNKYMFRLYDYTNVTNLFGKEFISSPKPAPSKPTKKKQGEKQKIARVHGYDVEIKDEGTFILMRDDVTGKEKPVTVEEYKEKLAESLVAQAQDIDLLRELWVKPEDRKHLISALPGGTQGAYLLRNLLELDNCDIFDLFAEIGFGVAAKTRDERVEAFGYKNSEWLMSLPSDSSEVIRALANQFKENGIEELESRDVFSVPEVKNSGGIKALGKVGIKVNNLITDVKERLLAA; encoded by the coding sequence ATGGGTCACAACGAAGCAGACACCAGAGCGAAACTAATAGATCCAAAACTGCATGATATGGGTTGGAAAGAGGATCTTATCAGGCGTGAAACTACTGCTGGTGCTGTAGAAATAATAAATGGTGGACCCAGAAGAAAAAGTGGCAGAGCCGATTACCTTTTGTGTTTACCAGCGGAAAAAGGCCAAAATCCTTTACCTGTGGCCGTAATTGAGGCCAAAAAAGAAGATGAACATGCGGATATTGGTATTGATCAGGCCAAAGAATATGCCAGATATCTCAATATTCCTTTTGTTTTTTCAACCAATGGCCATCTGTTTGTTCAATATGATGATTTCAACAAGAGGGTTACTGATGTATTCCCTCTTGATAGTTTTCCGACTCCTGAATATCTCAAATCCTGCTATGAAAATGGTAAGGGTTTATCTCTTGAGGATGAATATGCTAAACCTTTGATAATTCCCTACAAGGGAGGACAAGCGGAAAGGCGTTATTATCAAGATGCAGCAATCAGAGCCGCTTTTGAAAAGATTGCTTCAAGGCAGGATAAATGGAATAGGGTTTTGCTATCCCTTGCTACAGGCACAGGTAAAACCAGAATTGCTTCTCAGATACTTTACAAACTGGCTGAAAGTGGGCATTTGAAAAGGGCCTTGTTTGTTTGCGATAGGAACGAGTTGAGAAGACAGGCTTATGGTAGGATGTATTCTGTTTTTGGAGACAATGTGGATTTTGTAGAAAACAAGAATCCTAAGAAAAATGCACGTATAATTGTCTCAACCTATCAGGCCCTTGGTATTGACGAAGAAGGAGATCAATCATTTTTCCTTGAAAACTTCCCACGAAATTATTTTAGCCATATCATCATTGATGAATGCCATAGAAGCGCATGGAATAAATGGAGTATTGTCCTGACAAATAATCCTGATGCTGTCCAGATTGGTTTAACTGCCACACCTAGGAAAATAGAAGAAAGCAATGCGGCTGGAAAGGGCAAGGATGAGGAAATCAGCCGTAACAATATAGAATATTTTGGTGAACCTGTATATGAATATCCATACCATAAAGGCCAAGAGGATGGATATCTGGCGGCCTGTGAGATTGTAAAGAGGCATCCTGACATTGATGATAGGATTCTCAGTGGACCGGAGATTGTTAATTTGGGTGCTCAGGATGCAAAAACTGGTAACCCATTAACCATCCATGATGCTAGAGATGCTTACGGAAAAAAGAATTTTGAAAGATCTATTATCTTGCCGGATCGAGTAAAGGCCATGTGTGAAGATTTGATGAAGATGTTTGAGCAGACCGGTGATGTCAGGCAAAAGACCATCATTTTTTGTGTGAATGATAAACATGCGGGTGATGTGGCAAATACCTTGAACAATCTCTATATTGAAAAAGGATTACCGGAGTGTGAAAAATTTGCTTTTAAGTGTACTCAAAAGGGTATTTCAGCAGGTACACTGGGAGAATCCCAGGAAATTTTAATCTCAAATATGAGGGGAAATAAGAATTCTCATTTTATTGCAACAACAGTGGACCTTCTGACCACAGGTGTGGATATTCCCTGTATTGAAAATATTGTTTTCTTTAATTATGTTAATTCACCCATCCAGTTTTATCAGATGGTAGGGCGTGGAACCAGAATTGATGAGGGTTTCAACAAATATATGTTCAGACTTTATGATTATACCAATGTCACAAACTTATTTGGTAAAGAGTTTATTTCAAGTCCTAAACCTGCTCCTTCCAAGCCTACTAAGAAAAAACAAGGAGAAAAACAAAAAATAGCCAGGGTACATGGCTATGATGTTGAGATCAAGGATGAAGGGACTTTTATCCTGATGCGTGATGATGTCACAGGTAAAGAAAAGCCTGTTACTGTTGAAGAATATAAAGAAAAACTGGCAGAGTCTCTTGTTGCTCAGGCCCAAGATATAGATCTCCTGAGGGAATTGTGGGTTAAGCCGGAGGACCGAAAACACCTGATATCAGCCCTGCCGGGTGGTACCCAGGGTGCTTATTTGCTGCGAAATTTGCTTGAATTGGATAATTGTGATATATTTGACCTATTCGCTGAGATTGGTTTTGGAGTTGCTGCCAAGACCAGAGATGAAAGGGTTGAGGCTTTTGGTTACAAAAATAGCGAATGGCTCATGTCTCTACCCTCTGACTCTTCAGAGGTGATAAGGGCGCTGGCAAACCAGTTCAAAGAAAACGGCATTGAAGAACTGGAAAGCAGGGATGTTTTCAGTGTGCCTGAGGTCAAAAATTCAGGTGGCATAAAGGCGCTTGGCAAAGTTGGGATCAAGGTGAATAACCTGATTACTGATGTAAAAGAACGTTTACTGGCTGCTTGA